A stretch of the Papaver somniferum cultivar HN1 chromosome 6, ASM357369v1, whole genome shotgun sequence genome encodes the following:
- the LOC113288691 gene encoding DNA replication complex GINS protein PSF2-like, protein MAGQSDPHLSIFSAAEVEFLAEDELVEIIPNMTMDSLNFICGDFGPFSPHIPTEVPIWLAMALKKRGKCAIRPPNWMSLEHLTQVLEAERDSRREFQPLPFHYVEISRLLFDHARDDIPDVHMVRTLVEDIRDVRFHKVESGFETIGSRTHAVKLKNLSAMEVNIVRPFFVRALQAFYKHDSPQMIPQPDTASRRTDVGDRPRRDLRPR, encoded by the exons ATGGCTGGACAATCCGACCCTCATCTATCAATCTTCTCTGCTGCTGAG GTGGAATTTCTCGCTGAAGATGAATTGGTGGAGATTATTCCTAACATGACCATGGATTCTCTGAATTTTATTTGT GGTGATTTTGGTCCTTTTTCCCCGCATATTCCGACTGAAGTACCAATTTGGCTGGCTATGGCTTTAAAAAAGAGGGGAAAATGCGCGATTCGGCCACCAAATTGGATGTCGCTTG AACATCTGACTCAAGTTTTGGAAGCAGAACGTGATTCCCGAAGAGAATTTCAGCCGCTCCCCTTTCATTATGTGGAAATCTCGAGGCTTCTTTTTGACCA TGCTCGTGATGATATCCCAGATGTACACATG GTAAGAACTCTGGTTGAGGACATTAGGGATGTAAGGTTTCATAAAGTAGAGTCTGGATTCGAGACAATTGGTTCTCGTACACATGCAGTCAAG CTAAAAAATCTATCTGCAATGGAAGTGAATATTGTGCGTCCATTCTTTGTAAGAGCCCTGCAAGCTTTCTACAAGCATGATAGTCCGCAGATGATACCTCAGCCAGATACTGCTAGTAGACGGACAGATGTAGGCGATCGACCAAGA CGGGATCTGAGACCTCGATAA
- the LOC113288692 gene encoding fatty alcohol:caffeoyl-CoA acyltransferase-like codes for MFKELPDCYYETTPSLICPENPTPKHTLYLSNLDDQKFLRFSIKYLYVYKKSIPVNDLKSSLSKVLSYYYPLAGRLRISEQNEDKLEVDCNGEGALFAEAFMSITVDEFMQVSKWPNISWRKKLLCRVDAQSFLGIPPLVIQVTNLSCGGMIICIAINHCLCDAIGTSQFLHAWAHLQTKPTADLSVIPFHSRHVLEPRDPLQITFSHPEFTNTTPDVDLSLTLQSQPLVPSCLTFTPSHILRLKRLCVPSLKCTSFEALASHVWRCWIKALNPESSLRIKLLFSANIRNFVEPKLPKGYYGNGFVLGCAETTVSQLVNSNLHHGVKLVQNAKAALTDDYVKSMVDFLEENRVKPDLSSTLVISPWSKLGLEDLDFGEGKPLHMGPLASEIYCLFLPVVGDLHAVKVLVSVPEKIIGKFEHYMINDLYEEDGVDLMKDGVELEEKEQL; via the exons ATGTTCAAGGAGTTACCAGATTGTTATTATGAAACCACGCCAAGTTTAATCTGTCCTGAAAACCCTACTCCAAAACACACACTCTATCTCTCCAACCTTGATGATCAAAAGTTCTTAAGGTTTTCCATCAAGTATCTTTATGTTTATAAGAAATCAATACCTGTAAATGATCTTAAGTCCTCACTTTCTAAAGTTCTTTCTTATTACTACCCATTAGCCGGTAGGTTAAGAATTAGTGAACAAAATGAagataaacttgaagttgattgTAATGGTGAAGGTGCTTTGTTTGCTGAAGCTTTCATGAGTATTACTGTTGATGAGTTCATGCAAGTTTCTAAATGGCCTAATATTTCCTGGAGGAAAAAACTCTTGTGCAGAGTTGATGCTCAGAGTTTCTTGGGCATTCCTCCTCTTGTCATTCAG GTAACGAATCTAAGCTGTGGAGGAATGATAATCTGCATCGCCATTAATCACTGTCTATGTGACGCAATTGGTACGTCTCAGTTTTTGCACGCTTGGGCCCACCTACAAACAAAACCGACCGCCGATCTCAGCGTAATCCCGTTCCACAGTCGGCACGTCTTAGAACCTCGAGATCCTCTACAAATAACCTTCTCTCATCCAGAATTTACAAATACTACCCCTGATGTAGATCTAAGTCTTACTCTTCAATCTCAACCGTTGGTTCCTTCTTGCTTAACTTTCACACCATCTCATATCCTACGTCTCAAGAGACTCTGTGTGCCTTCACTAAAATGCACTTCATTTGAAGCACTAGCTTCACATGTGTGGCGTTGTTGGATTAAAGCACTAAATCCAGAGTCATCACTTAGAATTAAACTCCTTTTCTCAGCTAATATTAGAAATTTCGTTGAGCCAAAATTGCCAAAAGGGTATTATGGTAATGGGTTTGTGTTAGGATGTGCTGAAACAACAGTTTCACAGTTGGTAAATTCTAATCTGCACCATGGAGTAAAATTAGTTCAAAATGCTAAAGCAGCATTAACTGATGATTATGTGAAGTCTATGGTTGATTTCTTAGAAGAAAATAGAGTAAAACCTGATCTTTCTTCAACACTTGTTATATCTCCATGGTCAAAATTGGGGTTAGAAGATTTGGATTTTGGTGAAGGTAAACCATTGCATATGGGGCCATTGGCTAGTGAGATTTACTGCTTGTTTTTACCAGTTGTTGGTGATTTACATGCTGTGAAAGTTCTTGTTTCCGTACCTGAGAAGATTATTGGCAAATTTGAACACTATATGATTAATGATTtatatgaagaagatggtgttgaTTTGATGAAAGATGGTGTTGAACTGGAAGAGAAAGAACAGCTATAG